From Triticum aestivum cultivar Chinese Spring chromosome 4A, IWGSC CS RefSeq v2.1, whole genome shotgun sequence, a single genomic window includes:
- the LOC123085593 gene encoding protein MALE DISCOVERER 2, with the protein MEWPPPHRLLLLFLLAFSWRLGGGAGIGGFGVGAEELSSNGASFSRRRMLQIGGENQGAGYLFSHVQAPTSGPVSAPSPSEFISSPPEGAPSPFYSRPTPQRSPLRHDPPIVLPHPLKFKPAAGGAGHDHSVQTPSHKHSWTTYGLVAAGVAAFLIISASGALYCRAKKVGTVKPWVTGLSGQLQKAFVTGVPALKRSELESASEDFSNIIGSTSSCMMYKGTLSSGVEIAVASSLVTSAKDWTKECESQYRKKITTLSKVNHRNFMNLLGYCEEAHPFTRAMVFEYAPNGTLFEYLHVREAEKLDWVTRLRICMGIAYCLEHMHQLNPPVVPRSLDSTTIYLTDDFAAKVSDLEFPDDGAKGSSPRSATSDLETAVQRYGVVLLEILTGRVACSDEDGPLERWASRYLDGEVRLAELIDPSIGSSFSEEAARALCEVARSCVDPDPKRRPTMAEVVARLREVTALGPDRATPKVSPLWWAELEIMSSSDT; encoded by the exons ATGGAATGGCCGCCGCCCCACAGGCTCCTTCTTCTGTTCCTGCTTGCCTTCTCTTGGCGGCTTGGAGGAGGAGCAG GGATTGGGGGCTTTGGAGTTGGAGCTGAGGAGTTGAGCAGCAATGGAGCTTCTTTTAGTCGTAG AAGAATGCTGCAGATTGGTGGTGAAAACCAAGGTGCCGGGTATCTTTTCTCACATGTACAAGCTCCAACATCAGGACCAGTGTCTGCTCCATCACCCTCAGAATTCATATCATCACCACCAGAAGGTGCACCATCACCATTTTATTCACGACCGACGCCACAGCGATCCCCTTTACGCCATGATCCACCAATAGTCCTTCCACATCCGCTTAAGTTTAAGCCCGCAGCTGGGGGAGCTGGGCATGATCATTCGGTTCAAACTCCATCTCATAAGCATTCCTGGACAACCTATGGTTTAGTTGCAGCAGGGGTTGCTGCTTTCCTTATCATATCAGCATCTGGTGCTCTGTACTGCCGAGCTAAAAAGGTGGGGACTGTGAAACCTTGGGTGACAGGACTTAGCGGACAATTGCAAAAAGCTTTTGTAACAG GTGTACCTGCACTGAAACGATCAGAGCTGGAATCAGCGAGCGAGGATTTCAGCAATATAATCGGCTCCACATCTAGCTGCATGATGTACAAGGGAACTTTATCGAGTGGAGTTGAAATTGCAGTTGCGTCGAGTTTGGTAACGTCTGCAAAGGATTGGACCAAAGAATGTGAATCACAGTACAGGAAAAAG ATCACAACTTTGTCCAAAGTAAACCACAGGAATTTTATGAACTTGCTTGGCTACTGTGAGGAAGCGCATCCTTTTACCAGAGCCATGGTATTTGAATACGCTCCGAATGGGACGCTTTTTGAGTATCTGCATG TGAGAGAAGCCGAGAAGCTGGACTGGGTGACGCGGCTGAGGATATGCATGGGGATCGCCTACTGCCTGGAGCACATGCACCAGCTGAACCCACCCGTGGTGCCGAGGAGCTTGGACTCGACGACCATATACCTCACCGACGATTTCGCCGCCAAGGTCTCAGACCTCGAATTCCCAGACGACGGCGCAAAGGGATCATCACCTCGTTCAGCCACATCAGACCTGGAAACCGCGGTGCAGAGATACGGCGTGGTGCTGCTGGAGATACTGACGGGGAGGGTGGCCTGCTCCGACGAGGACGGGCCGCTGGAGCGGTGGGCGTCCCGCTACCTGGACGGCGAGGTGCGGCTGGCGGAGCTGATCGACCCCAGCATCGGCTCCTccttctccgaggaggccgcgcgcGCGCTGTGCGAGGTGGCGAGGTCCTGCGTCGACCCGGACCCGAAGAGGAGGCCGACGATGGCGGAGGTGGTGGCCCGGCTGCGGGAGGTCACGGCGCTGGGGCCCGACAGGGCCACCCCCAAGGTGTCGCCACTGTGGTGGGCTGAGCTTGAGATCATGTCTTCTTCTGACACCTGA
- the LOC123085592 gene encoding ethylene-overproduction protein 1, with amino-acid sequence MTNNFLTTIRSLKLIEGCKAAQIYPFNSAASTSGGSGDGGGGAKLLPLPPPRSVSLMSASLCYPHAPATSGAFSSDSTLPCGLPAAAALEPALDACLRPVDHVSALAASFRRMSSAERKGDDLCDVYLEQHALFHALGDPRLLRRALRAARVHATDSHRRVVLAAWLRHERREDEFDPMPPPLDPCGPTTPLLECPRSAVFATESSGVDPVCPCRRTPPPPPRPPRLRRDTILRRNASIAFDESEEDDDDEEDETNDLWFVIGQEEVACERSCIAALAKPLNTLLYGGFAEARRDHIDFSRDGISARGMRAVAAYSRHGRLDDFPPDTILELLAFANKFCCDGLKVACDNKLASMVRGVDEALSLIDLGLEEAAHLLVATCLQAFLRELPKSLSHPEVARLLCSPEGRERLDAAGNASFALYYFLSYVAMEEDMRSNTTVMLLERLWECAELPWHKQLALHQLGCVMLERGEFKDAQEWFEEAVAEGHVYSLAGVARAKFKCGHKYMAYKLMNRVVTDYDPAGWMYQERAVYCVGKEKMADLRTATQLDPTLTYPYKYRAASLLEEDKMERALEEIDKVLSFRMATDCLELRAWFYLVAGDFEAAVRDVRAILTLDPTYMMFHGKMHGEQLIELLRGQVQQRDMADCWLQLYDRWSGVDDIGSLAVVQQMLAREPGNSSLRFRQSLLLLRLNCQKAAMRSLRLARNSSMHDHERLVYEGWILYDTGHRDEALEKAEQSLSLQRSFEAFFLKAYALGDSSLDVESALSVVQLLEHANSCASDNLRKGQAYNNMGSIYVDCDLLDEATECYSIALSIKHTRAHQGLARVHFLKNRKKAAFDEMTSLLKIAKNSASAYEKRSEYAERDAAKSDLNMATLLDPTRTYPYRYRAAVLMDENKEEEAIGELTQALAFKPDLQLLHLRAAFQDSMGDSASTLRDCEAALCMHPQHGDTLELYNKASSKADHQSES; translated from the exons ATGACCAACAACTTCTTGACCACCATACGGAGCCTCAAGCTGATCGAGGGGTGCAAGGCCGCGCAAATCTACCCCTTCAACTCCGCGGCCTCCACGTCCGGCGGCTCCGGGGATGGAGGGGGCGGGGCCAAGCTtctcccgctgccgccgccgcgcagcGTCTCCCTGATGTCCGCGTCGCTCTGCTACCCGCACGCGCCCGCCACTTCGGGGGCCTTCTCTTCCGACTCGACCCTCCCCTGCGGCCTCCCGGCGGCCGCCGCGCTCGAGCCGGCGCTCGACGCGTGCCTTCGCCCCGTTGACCACGTCTCGGCGCTCGCGGCGTCGTTCCGGAGGATGTCGTCGGCCGAGAGGAAAGGCGACGACCTCTGCGATGTGTACCTGGAGCAGCACGCGCTGTTCCACGCGCTCGGGGACCCCCGGCTGCTGCGCCGAGCGCTCCGTGCCGCGCGCGTCCACGCCACCGACTCGCACCGCCGCGTCGTGCTCGCCGCCTGGCTTCGGCACGAGCGCCGGGAGGACGAGTTCGACCCGATGCCGCCGCCTCTCGATCCCTGCGGCCCGACGACCCCGCTCCTCGAGTGCCCCCGCTCCGCGGTCTTCGCCACGGAGTCCTCCGGCGTGGATCCCGTCTGCCCCTGCCGCCgcactccccctcctccccctcgccCTCCGCGCTTGAGGCGCGACACAATCTTGAGGCGCAACGCATCGATCGCCTTCGATGAGAGcgaggaagatgatgatgatgaagaggatgagACCAATGACTTGTGGTTCGTCatcggccaggaggaggtggcgtgCGAGCGTTCCTGCATCGCCGCGCTAGCGAAGCCGCTCAACACGCTCCTCTACGGCGGGTTCGCCGAGGCGCGCCGCGACCACATTGACTTCAGCCGCGACGGCATCTCGGCGCGTGGCATGCGCGCCGTCGCCGCCTACAGCCGACACGGCCGCCTCGACGACTTCCCTCCGGACACCATCCTCGAGCTCCTCGCCTTCGCCAACAAGTTCTGCTGCGATGGCCTCAAGGTCGCCTGCGACAACAAGCTCGCCTCCATGGTGCGCGGCGTGGACGAAGCCCTCTCCCTCATCGACCTCGGCCTCGAGGAGGCCGCCCATCTCCTCGTCGCCACCTGCCTCCAGGCCTTCCTGCGGGAGCTCCCCAAGTCGCTGTCCCACCCCGAGGTGGCGCGTCTGCTCTGCAGCCCGGAGGGCAGGGAGCGCCTGGACGCCGCCGGGAACGCGTCCTTCGCGCTCTACTACTTCCTCTCGTACGTCGCCATGGAGGAGGACATGAGGTCCAACACCACGGTGATGCTCCTGGAGCGGCTGTGGGAATGCGCAGAGTTGCCATGGCACAAACAGTTGGCACTGCACCAGCTCGGGTGCGTCATGCTGGAGCGCGGCGAGTTCAAGGACGCGCAGGAGTGGTTCGAGGAGGCTGTCGCGGAAGGCCATGTGTACTCGCTCGCCGGAGTAGCACGCGCCAAGTTCAAGTGCGGGCACAAGTACATGGCCTACAAGCTGATGAACAGGGTGGTCACGGACTACGATCCTGCCGGGTGGATGTACCAAGAACGCGCCGTCTACTGCGTGGGGAAGGAGAAGATGGCTGATCTCCGGACGGCGACGCAGCTCGACCCGACGCTGACTTACCCGTACAAGTACCGTGCCGCCTCCTTGCTGGAGGAGGACAAGATGGAGCGTGCGCTGGAAGAGATCGACAAGGTGCTCAGCTTCAGGATGGCGACCGACTGCCTCGAGCTCCGGGCGTGGTTCTACCTTGTGGCCGGGGACTTCGAGGCTGCCGTGCGGGATGTCAGGGCCATCTTGACGCTGGATCCGACCTACATGATGTTCCATGGTAAAATGCACGGGGAGCAGCTGATCGAGCTCCTCCGAGGGCAAGTGCAGCAGCGGGACATGGCGGATTGTTGGTTGCAGCTCTACGACCGGTGGTCAGGGGTGGACGACATCGGCTCTCTGGCAGTTGTCCAGCAGATGCTCGCCAGGGAACCCGGGAACAGCAGCTTGCGGTTCCGGCAGTCGCTACTCCTGTTAAG GCTTAATTGTCAGAAGGCTGCTATGCGTAGTTTGCGATTAGCACGGAATAGTTCGATGCATGACCACGAGAGACTTGTATATGAAGGATGGATCTTATACGACACTGGGCATCGCGATGAAGCACTTGAGAAGGCCGAGCAATCACTCAGTCTCCAAAGATCATTCGAAGCATTCTTCCTAAAGGCTTATGCTCTCGGAGACTCTAGCCTTGACGTCGAATCTGCGCTTTCTGTTGTTCAGCTTCTAGAGCATGCTAACAGTTGTGCATCTGACAACCTACGGAAGGGGCAA GCATACAACAATATGGGGAGCATATATGTGGATTGTGATTTGCTGGATGAGGCAACTGAGTGCTACAGCATAGCACTGAGCATCAAGCACACACGGGCACACCAGGGTCTGGCTCGGGTCCATTTCTTGAAGAATAGGAAGAAGGCTGCATTTGATGAGATGACATCGCTCCTAAAGATTGCCAAAAACAGCGCTTCGGCGTATGAGAAACGGTCGGAATATGCCGAGCGGGACGCTGCGAAAAGTGATCTCAATATGGCGACGTTGTTGGATCCAACCAGGACCTACCCTTACAGATACAGAGCAGCTG TTCTGATGgacgaaaacaaggaggaggaggcgatCGGGGAGCTGACTCAGGCGCTGGCTTTCAAGCCGGACCTCCAGCTGCTCCACCTCCGCGCGGCCTTCCAGGACTCGATGGGCGACAGCGCGAGCACCCTGCGCGACTGCGAGGCGGCCCTGTGCATGCACCCGCAGCACGGAGACACCCTGGAGCTCTACAACAAGGCTTCCTCCAAGGCTGATCATCAATCCGAGAGCTAG